A stretch of Pristiophorus japonicus isolate sPriJap1 chromosome 12, sPriJap1.hap1, whole genome shotgun sequence DNA encodes these proteins:
- the selenok gene encoding selenoprotein K isoform X2, which translates to MVYVSNGQVVDNRSQTPWSLSTIVQFFWGIVEFFSVFFRTLFNPTGAEYKRTGHQSSWGRPDDGRGPPGVPRRKMGRINHGGGGPAPPPMSGG; encoded by the exons GGCAAGTTGTGGATAACAGGAGTCAGACACCATGGAGTTTGTCAACAATTGTTCAGTTTTTCTGGGGAATAGTGGAGTTTTTTTCTGTTTT CTTTCGGACATTGTTCAACCCAACTGGAGCTGAATATAAAAGAACTGGACATCAGTCATCCTGGGGTAGACCCGACGATGGAAGAGG CCCTCCAGGAGTTCCACGGAGAAAAATGGGTCGAATAAATCATGGTGGAGGAGGTCCTGCACCACCGCCAATGTCTGGGGGATGA
- the selenok gene encoding selenoprotein K isoform X1, producing the protein MSLTESGWQVVDNRSQTPWSLSTIVQFFWGIVEFFSVFFRTLFNPTGAEYKRTGHQSSWGRPDDGRGPPGVPRRKMGRINHGGGGPAPPPMSGG; encoded by the exons GGCAAGTTGTGGATAACAGGAGTCAGACACCATGGAGTTTGTCAACAATTGTTCAGTTTTTCTGGGGAATAGTGGAGTTTTTTTCTGTTTT CTTTCGGACATTGTTCAACCCAACTGGAGCTGAATATAAAAGAACTGGACATCAGTCATCCTGGGGTAGACCCGACGATGGAAGAGG CCCTCCAGGAGTTCCACGGAGAAAAATGGGTCGAATAAATCATGGTGGAGGAGGTCCTGCACCACCGCCAATGTCTGGGGGATGA